From one Melioribacteraceae bacterium genomic stretch:
- a CDS encoding TonB-dependent receptor has protein sequence MNKNSYRVVTKITVLSFLVLTLLITEIVGQTKTGIISGEVRDATTQQPLPGANVIILNTDIGAACDESGYYVIKNVSPGSYILKVSMIGYESATYADLIVNPNRNHSANFKLHISVTEMDEVQVSADHFAKPVENPVSFRTISPEEIRRSPGSAEDIFRVMQSMPGVATAGTKSAQLIVRGGSPEENLTLLDNIEVYNPIHFARTGESMGVISIVNPALIQKVDFLTGGFPAKYGDKMSSVFDMTLKEGNRETMNTDVNLNIAGFGVTMDGPLTDNANMIFSLRRGYFDLITSLLDKPVAPNYYDAVGKISFDLNKDNRISLVGFYYIDQIERTGIEKGETYSWNRFNYLTRDDYGSAIGINWRSLISEKAFSLVTASYTSNGWNTIQGTELERDLLGEDIREDEFSLRSEFNYQFSSKLNLKLGGQFKVINSHNESWSPADTTRDGTITPANTISYQPDAEFKSMFFLQSSFRVVDPLLISVGLRYDYFSLTDEINFSPRISLSYNLSKKAQLNFAWGRYYQTPANYEVAPDERNLSLNSSYADHYIAGLEYRLGLDTKVGIEIYHKELSNLIVDPDSSNLLINTGSGYAQGVEFSLQKKFTDGFVGSASYSYSISKRRDYESTALYDFEYDRPHILNLIFGLEIGAGWQIGAKFQYASGNPYTPVTGVTKIDNIFYIINGENNSARYPDYHKLDLRIDKQFVFDSWSFSVYLDLWNVYNRDNVVSYSFKTAKDGTVTTEPRYDFGIMPIIGFTAKF, from the coding sequence TTGAATAAAAATTCGTATCGAGTTGTTACTAAGATAACCGTATTAAGTTTTTTAGTACTGACACTTCTTATAACCGAAATAGTTGGCCAAACTAAAACAGGAATAATATCTGGCGAGGTAAGAGATGCAACAACACAGCAGCCACTGCCAGGTGCTAATGTAATAATTTTAAATACAGATATTGGAGCCGCTTGCGATGAGAGCGGCTATTACGTAATAAAAAATGTTTCCCCCGGAAGTTATATTCTAAAAGTGTCAATGATAGGGTATGAATCGGCAACTTATGCAGATTTGATAGTTAACCCAAACCGGAACCACTCGGCTAATTTTAAGCTCCACATCTCTGTAACGGAAATGGATGAAGTTCAAGTTAGTGCCGATCATTTTGCAAAGCCGGTTGAGAACCCTGTTAGCTTTAGAACAATATCCCCAGAAGAAATAAGGAGATCACCGGGTTCGGCAGAAGATATTTTTAGAGTTATGCAGTCAATGCCCGGAGTTGCAACTGCTGGTACAAAAAGCGCACAACTAATTGTGCGGGGCGGTAGTCCTGAAGAAAATCTTACTCTGCTAGATAATATCGAAGTCTATAACCCGATACACTTTGCCAGAACTGGTGAGTCAATGGGAGTAATCAGTATTGTCAATCCGGCGTTAATTCAAAAAGTAGATTTCTTAACCGGAGGTTTCCCAGCCAAGTATGGAGATAAAATGTCATCTGTCTTTGATATGACTCTTAAAGAGGGGAACAGAGAAACAATGAATACAGATGTAAATTTAAATATTGCCGGTTTTGGTGTAACTATGGATGGTCCTCTTACTGATAATGCTAATATGATTTTCTCCCTTAGACGAGGTTATTTCGATTTGATTACTTCACTCCTTGACAAACCTGTTGCTCCAAATTATTACGATGCAGTCGGGAAAATTTCATTTGATTTAAATAAAGATAACAGAATCAGTCTTGTAGGATTTTATTATATAGATCAAATTGAACGCACAGGAATTGAAAAAGGAGAAACTTACAGTTGGAACCGTTTCAACTATTTGACGCGTGATGATTACGGCTCTGCAATCGGAATTAATTGGCGCTCGCTCATTTCCGAAAAAGCATTCTCGTTAGTTACGGCTTCCTACACAAGCAATGGTTGGAATACGATTCAAGGAACGGAATTAGAGCGAGATTTACTGGGTGAAGATATTCGTGAAGATGAATTCAGCTTGAGATCTGAATTTAATTATCAATTTTCGTCGAAATTAAATTTGAAACTTGGCGGACAATTTAAAGTGATCAATTCTCATAATGAATCTTGGAGCCCTGCCGATACAACTAGGGACGGAACAATCACTCCTGCAAACACAATTTCTTATCAACCTGATGCTGAATTTAAGTCAATGTTTTTTCTGCAATCATCATTCCGGGTTGTTGATCCGTTGTTGATTTCTGTCGGCTTACGTTACGATTATTTCTCATTAACTGATGAAATTAATTTTAGTCCTCGTATCTCACTTTCGTATAATTTATCCAAAAAGGCGCAACTTAACTTTGCTTGGGGAAGATATTATCAGACTCCCGCAAATTACGAAGTCGCGCCCGATGAAAGAAATCTTTCATTAAATAGCAGCTATGCCGATCATTACATTGCAGGATTAGAATACCGTTTAGGATTAGATACAAAAGTTGGAATTGAAATTTATCATAAAGAGCTTTCGAACCTGATAGTTGATCCGGATAGTTCAAACCTTTTAATCAATACCGGAAGCGGTTATGCACAAGGAGTTGAATTCTCGCTTCAAAAGAAATTTACCGATGGTTTTGTAGGAAGCGCTTCTTATTCTTATTCAATTTCAAAAAGAAGAGATTATGAATCAACTGCGTTGTATGATTTTGAATATGACCGCCCTCATATACTTAACTTGATTTTCGGACTTGAGATAGGAGCGGGCTGGCAGATTGGTGCGAAGTTTCAGTATGCTTCCGGCAACCCTTACACTCCGGTAACAGGTGTAACTAAAATTGACAATATATTTTATATTATTAACGGTGAGAACAATTCTGCACGTTATCCTGATTATCACAAATTGGATCTTCGCATTGATAAGCAATTTGTTTTCGATAGCTGGTCATTTTCCGTTTACCTTGATTTGTGGAATGTCTACAATAGGGATAATGTCGTTTCATATTCATTCAAAACTGCCAAGGATGGCACAGTAACAACAGAGCCGAGATATGATTTTGGAATAATGCCTATTATCGGATTTACGGCAAAGTTTTGA
- a CDS encoding tail fiber domain-containing protein, translated as MKKTLLVVLFLVVSNTAVFSQNITNTLGTNGLFTVKDATSNFLTIDQSDGKITVQKILDIKNTSNSTTGLISREGVNFLHTYGTNNIFIGNYSGNFSLTGSKNVAIGSNSLGINTTGYQNTSTGYFSLAANTTGYNNTSIGQFALRANSVGFDNTSVGSFSLRTNSDGEGNSAFGMSALYSNTSGLVNSSFGYYSMYSNTTGDVNSAFGYNSLYSNTDGSSNSAFGESALYANTLGISNSAFGRGALSANTTGDYNTAVGLSALAQNVNGNNNTAIGNGAGSLITGSNNTAIGNGAQVPNAGFNNQVRIGNTSITYAGVQVAWTVTSDKRWKENIQSSPLGLEFISKLNPVSYTRNNDEKQKSEFGLIAQELEEVLKEFNIENPGMLTIDDDGYYHLRYNDLLSPMIKAIQELSEGLQKEKFENKNQIAELKKENENLKKEYQSEITALINRLSEYENKLNILTAKFYSEENDNTEFSTVSK; from the coding sequence ATGAAAAAAACATTATTGGTCGTGCTGTTTTTAGTTGTTTCAAATACCGCTGTTTTCTCTCAAAACATTACAAATACACTAGGAACAAATGGACTGTTTACGGTAAAAGATGCTACCAGCAATTTTTTAACAATAGATCAATCCGATGGTAAAATTACAGTACAAAAGATTTTGGATATTAAAAATACTTCCAATTCAACAACCGGCTTAATATCTAGAGAAGGAGTTAATTTCCTTCATACATATGGTACAAACAATATTTTTATTGGAAATTATTCAGGGAATTTTTCTTTAACAGGTAGTAAGAATGTTGCAATTGGAAGTAATTCTCTCGGAATAAACACAACCGGATATCAAAACACATCCACTGGTTATTTTTCACTCGCCGCCAATACTACAGGATATAACAACACATCGATTGGACAATTTGCATTGCGTGCTAATTCAGTTGGATTTGATAATACTTCTGTGGGAAGTTTCTCGCTTAGAACAAATTCAGACGGAGAAGGTAACTCAGCTTTTGGAATGTCCGCTCTATATTCAAATACTTCCGGCTTGGTCAATTCTTCTTTCGGATATTATTCAATGTATTCAAACACAACAGGTGATGTAAACAGTGCATTCGGTTATAATTCACTTTATTCAAATACTGATGGTAGTTCAAATTCAGCCTTTGGAGAGTCTGCCTTATATGCTAATACTTTGGGAATCAGTAATTCAGCTTTTGGAAGAGGAGCGTTATCTGCAAATACTACTGGAGATTATAATACGGCCGTAGGCTTAAGTGCTCTTGCACAAAACGTAAATGGAAACAATAATACTGCAATTGGAAATGGAGCTGGTTCGTTAATTACCGGCAGCAATAATACAGCTATCGGAAATGGTGCTCAAGTTCCAAATGCAGGTTTTAATAATCAAGTGCGAATTGGAAATACTTCTATTACTTATGCCGGCGTTCAAGTTGCGTGGACTGTAACCTCCGATAAAAGATGGAAGGAAAATATTCAATCTTCTCCACTTGGACTGGAATTTATTTCTAAACTAAATCCCGTTTCTTACACAAGAAACAACGATGAAAAACAGAAAAGCGAATTCGGTTTAATTGCTCAAGAACTTGAAGAGGTATTAAAAGAGTTCAACATTGAAAACCCAGGTATGCTCACAATTGATGATGATGGTTATTATCATCTCCGCTACAATGATTTACTTTCTCCAATGATTAAAGCGATTCAAGAATTGTCCGAAGGACTCCAAAAAGAAAAATTTGAGAATAAAAATCAGATTGCTGAATTAAAAAAGGAGAATGAAAATTTGAAAAAAGAATACCAATCAGAAATAACAGCCTTGATTAACCGGCTTTCAGAATATGAGAACAAATTGAATATTCTAACAGCAAAGTTTTACAGTGAAGAAAATGACAATACCGAATTCAGCACTGTTAGCAAATAA
- a CDS encoding tail fiber domain-containing protein: MKNIIHFLSFLFVLSFINNIYAQNIINTLGANGTFTIKDNTSTFFSISQLDGTITLPSSAGSQHGTIFKGSSRFLHTYYGGGTAGYNTFLGINSGNFSMGGTSWDASYNTGVGANSLSSLTSGADNSAFGGGSLNANTTGDENSAFGFASLYYNTTGNYNSAFGRAALYTNTTGSNNSAFGHNSLYYNTSSNNSAFGKNSLYSNNTGYDNSAFGYYSLNDNTTGYENSAFGNASLTNNTTGYRNSAFGNRSLENNTIGDYNTAIGYLALAINTEGNNNSASGASSLYSNSTGNYNSAFGSYALNQNTTGNNNSAMGYYALGNVTTGSNNIGIGNSAEVPDATASNQIRIGDTSITYAGVQVAWTVTSDKRWKENIQSSPLGLEFISKLNPVIYTRNNDEKQRTEFGLIAQELEEVLKEFNIENAGMLSIDNDGYYHLRYNDLISPMIKAMQELRVKNEELKRKNEEQIAELTNKHHSEIAFLIERLNHSESELNMLITKFSENEMTVKIKTASK; this comes from the coding sequence ATGAAAAACATAATTCACTTTTTGTCATTCTTATTTGTTTTGTCTTTTATTAATAATATTTATGCTCAGAACATTATAAATACACTTGGTGCAAACGGAACTTTTACAATAAAAGATAACACAAGTACTTTCTTTTCGATAAGCCAATTAGACGGTACAATAACTTTACCTTCTTCTGCAGGAAGTCAGCATGGTACAATATTTAAAGGATCGAGTAGATTCCTGCATACTTATTATGGAGGCGGAACTGCCGGTTATAATACTTTCCTGGGTATAAATTCAGGTAATTTTTCGATGGGGGGTACTTCGTGGGATGCCAGTTACAACACCGGTGTTGGTGCAAATTCTCTATCGTCATTAACCTCGGGTGCCGATAATTCAGCATTCGGAGGCGGTTCATTAAATGCAAACACAACGGGTGATGAGAATTCAGCTTTTGGATTTGCTTCACTTTATTATAATACCACGGGCAATTATAATTCAGCATTTGGAAGAGCCGCACTCTACACCAATACAACAGGTTCAAATAATTCAGCTTTCGGACATAACTCTCTTTATTATAATACAAGCAGCAATAACTCAGCTTTTGGAAAAAATTCCCTTTATTCAAACAACACAGGTTATGATAACTCAGCATTTGGATATTATTCACTAAACGACAACACTACCGGTTATGAAAATTCAGCATTCGGAAATGCTTCACTAACTAATAATACCACTGGTTACAGGAATTCAGCTTTTGGAAATAGATCTCTAGAAAACAATACCATCGGCGACTATAACACTGCTATCGGATATTTAGCTCTTGCTATCAATACTGAAGGAAATAACAATTCAGCAAGCGGGGCTAGTTCGCTTTATTCAAACTCTACAGGCAATTATAATTCAGCATTCGGATCTTATGCTCTAAACCAAAACACTACAGGCAACAATAATTCAGCCATGGGGTATTATGCGCTGGGCAATGTGACTACCGGAAGTAATAATATTGGTATCGGAAATTCCGCAGAAGTACCTGATGCTACTGCAAGCAACCAGATTAGAATTGGAGATACTTCTATTACGTATGCCGGCGTGCAGGTTGCATGGACTGTCACTTCCGATAAGAGATGGAAGGAAAATATTCAATCTTCTCCACTTGGGCTGGAATTTATTTCTAAGCTGAATCCGGTTATTTACACAAGGAACAACGATGAAAAACAGAGAACCGAATTCGGCTTAATTGCGCAAGAGCTTGAAGAAGTATTGAAAGAATTCAACATCGAAAACGCAGGTATGCTCTCAATTGACAATGACGGCTATTACCATCTCCGCTACAACGATTTGATTTCTCCAATGATTAAAGCAATGCAGGAATTACGGGTGAAAAATGAAGAATTGAAAAGAAAAAACGAGGAACAGATAGCGGAATTAACAAATAAACATCATAGTGAAATTGCATTTTTAATTGAACGTTTAAATCATTCCGAAAGTGAATTGAACATGTTAATCACGAAATTCTCTGAGAATGAGATGACTGTAAAAATAAAAACAGCAAGTAAATGA
- a CDS encoding tail fiber domain-containing protein has translation MNKRILNLGFLFVILAGINIQSQNITNTLGSNGVFAISDNSTTFFYVRQPSGIIELNYLTPNIQQSSIFKGANRFLHTYYDEFTDGNNTFIGVNSGNFSIEGLSATGGSYNTGVGANSLLSLTDGSHNSALGGGSLYSTIDGYYNSAHGYASMYYNTEGLNNSAFGSTSLYSNTYGDNNSAFGYRSLYSQITNSDNSAFGVNSHYNNKGYNNSVFGYNSQYSSGTSGYENSTFGAYTLQSNYQGHNNSAFGFGSLYSHTAGESNSAIGYKSLYTNDECVYNTALGYFTLYHSTDGSHISAIGYQALLNNTTGVRNSALGYDAGSLITTGSNNIAIGYDAQVPSGSSSNQIRIGNTSITYAGVQVAWTVTSDKRWKENIQSSPLGLEFISKLNPVIYTRNNDEKQRTEFGLIAQELEEVLKEFNIENPGMLTIDDDGYYHLRYNDLLSPMIKAIQELGMRCEELRMKSEKQIADLRNQHNNDFNYMVDRLSEYENKLKILTARFNGEELDKIEILTARK, from the coding sequence ATGAATAAAAGGATTCTAAACTTGGGGTTTTTATTTGTTATTTTAGCTGGAATTAATATTCAATCCCAGAACATTACAAACACACTTGGGTCGAACGGAGTTTTCGCGATATCGGATAATTCGACTACTTTCTTTTATGTTAGGCAACCAAGTGGCATAATTGAATTAAATTATCTAACGCCAAATATTCAGCAAAGCTCAATATTCAAGGGTGCAAACAGATTTCTTCATACATATTATGATGAATTTACGGATGGTAATAATACTTTTATTGGCGTTAACTCGGGAAATTTTTCCATCGAGGGGCTATCAGCCACCGGTGGAAGTTACAACACAGGAGTTGGAGCAAATTCTCTTTTATCCCTAACTGATGGAAGTCACAATTCCGCACTGGGAGGCGGTTCACTTTATTCCACAATCGATGGCTATTATAATTCAGCTCACGGGTATGCTTCAATGTATTATAATACCGAGGGACTTAACAATTCAGCATTCGGAAGCACATCGCTATATTCTAATACTTACGGTGATAATAATTCAGCTTTTGGATACCGTTCGCTTTATTCCCAAATTACAAACAGCGATAATTCAGCATTCGGGGTAAATTCACATTATAACAATAAAGGTTATAATAACTCAGTATTTGGCTATAATTCGCAATACTCCAGCGGCACATCAGGATATGAAAACTCAACTTTTGGGGCATACACTTTACAAAGCAACTATCAAGGGCATAATAATTCAGCATTCGGATTTGGTTCACTTTATTCTCACACTGCAGGGGAGAGCAATTCGGCTATAGGATATAAATCACTTTACACTAATGATGAGTGCGTGTATAATACAGCATTAGGATATTTTACACTTTACCACAGCACCGATGGCAGTCATATTTCCGCTATTGGGTATCAGGCTCTGCTTAACAACACAACCGGTGTAAGAAATTCGGCGTTAGGATATGATGCGGGATCCTTAATCACCACAGGCTCCAACAACATAGCAATAGGGTATGATGCTCAAGTGCCATCTGGATCTTCCAGTAACCAGATTAGAATTGGAAATACTTCTATTACTTATGCCGGCGTGCAGGTTGCATGGACTGTTACCTCCGATAAGAGATGGAAGGAAAATATTCAATCTTCTCCACTCGGACTGGAATTTATTTCTAAGCTGAATCCAGTTATTTACACAAGAAACAATGATGAAAAACAGAGAACCGAATTCGGTTTAATTGCTCAAGAACTTGAAGAGGTATTAAAAGAGTTCAACATTGAAAACCCAGGTATGCTCACAATTGATGATGATGGTTATTATCATCTCCGCTACAATGATTTACTTTCTCCAATGATTAAAGCGATTCAAGAATTAGGTATGAGGTGTGAAGAGCTAAGAATGAAAAGCGAAAAACAAATTGCTGATTTAAGGAATCAACATAATAATGACTTCAATTACATGGTTGACCGGCTTTCAGAATATGAGAACAAATTGAAGATTCTAACAGCAAGGTTTAACGGTGAAGAACTCGACAAAATCGAAATTTTAACAGCAAGAAAATGA
- a CDS encoding tail fiber domain-containing protein: MQSINQYLSFLLFLFVLNNIQAQNITNTLGANGLFTIKDATDNLLTIDQSDGKITVQKILDIKNTSNSTTGLISKEGVNFLHNYGTNNLFMGNYSGNFTMTGTNNTGVGNTSLNINSTGDENTSLGYFSLAANTSGDYNTGIGYFSLRANSTGIQNTAIGNYSLRTNTTGHNNTAIGYYSMSASNGSNNTALGVNSLKNGGTYNVAIGNEALSIASGSYNAAVGYNSLSSNTTGNYNTALGYYSLASNSDGLTNTSIGAFSLQANTSGVRNTAMGYQALNSNLTGEENTAVGTGAGQSCTGSNNTFIGYNSGNITSGNNNVLIGFLAQAPSAPGSNQVRIGNTSITYAGVQVAWTVTSDRRWKDNIQKTPLGLEFISKLNPVIYTRNNNEKQKTEFGLIAQELEKVLKEFKIENTGMLTIDDDGYYHLRYNDLLSPMIKAIQELKLENEELKKENMKFSSITKEGIDELKKENIKLKEKLSKFEQIQEMLASEIASLKLNNNETSKLTLGK; the protein is encoded by the coding sequence ATGCAAAGCATAAATCAATACTTATCATTTTTACTTTTTTTATTTGTTTTAAATAATATTCAAGCCCAAAATATTACAAATACACTCGGAGCAAATGGTTTGTTTACAATAAAAGATGCTACTGATAATTTATTAACAATAGATCAATCCGATGGTAAAATTACAGTACAAAAGATTTTGGATATTAAAAATACTTCCAATTCAACAACCGGCTTAATTTCAAAGGAAGGGGTAAACTTTTTACATAATTATGGAACAAACAATTTATTCATGGGAAATTATTCAGGTAATTTCACTATGACAGGAACAAATAATACTGGTGTAGGAAACACATCATTAAACATTAACTCTACCGGAGATGAGAACACATCACTAGGATATTTTTCCTTAGCAGCAAATACAAGCGGAGATTACAATACGGGAATAGGATATTTTTCATTAAGAGCTAATTCAACCGGAATTCAAAATACAGCAATTGGAAATTACTCATTAAGGACCAATACAACCGGCCACAATAACACGGCAATTGGATACTACTCAATGTCAGCTTCAAACGGCAGTAATAATACAGCTTTAGGTGTTAATTCACTGAAAAATGGAGGCACCTACAATGTTGCTATTGGGAATGAGGCCTTAAGTATTGCATCTGGGAGCTATAATGCTGCAGTTGGATATAATAGCTTAAGCAGCAATACTACCGGAAACTATAATACCGCCTTAGGTTATTATTCCCTGGCCTCTAATTCGGACGGATTAACCAACACATCGATTGGTGCTTTCTCGCTACAGGCCAATACTAGTGGAGTAAGGAATACCGCAATGGGGTATCAAGCACTAAACAGTAACTTAACCGGAGAAGAAAATACTGCGGTGGGAACTGGTGCAGGTCAAAGCTGTACAGGAAGCAATAATACCTTCATCGGGTATAATTCAGGTAATATTACATCTGGTAATAATAATGTATTGATAGGTTTTCTTGCACAGGCACCCTCTGCACCAGGAAGCAACCAGGTAAGAATTGGAAATACTTCTATTACGTATGCCGGCGTGCAGGTTGCATGGACTGTAACCTCCGACAGAAGATGGAAAGATAATATTCAAAAGACTCCTCTCGGACTGGAATTTATTTCAAAACTTAATCCGGTTATTTACACAAGAAATAATAACGAAAAACAAAAAACCGAATTCGGCTTAATTGCTCAGGAACTTGAAAAAGTATTAAAAGAATTCAAGATCGAAAACACCGGTATGCTCACAATTGATGATGATGGTTATTATCATCTCCGCTACAATGATTTACTTTCTCCAATGATTAAAGCGATTCAAGAGTTGAAACTTGAGAATGAAGAATTAAAAAAGGAGAATATGAAATTTAGCTCCATTACTAAGGAAGGGATTGATGAGCTTAAAAAAGAGAACATTAAACTAAAAGAAAAATTATCAAAGTTTGAGCAAATTCAAGAAATGCTTGCCAGTGAAATTGCTTCTCTTAAATTAAATAACAATGAGACCTCTAAACTAACTTTAGGTAAGTAA
- a CDS encoding T9SS type A sorting domain-containing protein, translated as MKIKLIITLALLMTSFIYAQSSIVYDSGTNIEVGTGSDVSADLITVNGSYSGGGTFNNGPLPVELISFTGEVQANTVLLKWETATEVNNYGFDVQKSEASSQNSEVKWINIGFVQGNGTTNSPRHYEFTDLELPNSDEVSYRLKQIDNDGQFAYSKTVTVDLTNITSLEDEMIYEFALEQNFPNPFNPSTAIKYSLPNSGLVKIKIYDTLGREISTLVNEVKNAGIHHVIFNGSDLSSGIYFYKLDFNEYMSVKKLILVK; from the coding sequence ATGAAAATTAAATTAATAATCACTTTAGCATTGCTGATGACTTCATTTATTTATGCCCAGAGTAGTATAGTTTATGATTCGGGTACTAATATTGAAGTCGGAACTGGTTCGGATGTCAGTGCTGATCTAATTACAGTAAATGGTTCTTATAGTGGAGGTGGAACCTTTAATAATGGACCTTTGCCTGTGGAATTAATTAGTTTTACAGGGGAGGTGCAAGCGAATACAGTTTTATTAAAATGGGAAACGGCCACGGAAGTGAACAACTATGGGTTTGACGTGCAGAAGTCAGAGGCCAGTAGTCAGAATTCAGAAGTAAAATGGATTAATATTGGATTTGTTCAAGGGAATGGAACAACCAACTCACCAAGGCATTATGAATTTACTGATTTAGAATTACCGAATTCCGACGAGGTAAGTTATAGACTAAAACAGATTGATAATGATGGACAGTTTGCTTATTCCAAGACAGTTACTGTTGATTTAACAAACATTACTTCACTTGAAGATGAAATGATCTATGAATTTGCATTAGAGCAAAATTTCCCAAATCCTTTTAACCCAAGTACTGCGATAAAATATTCCTTGCCTAATAGCGGACTTGTAAAAATAAAAATCTATGATACACTTGGTAGGGAAATTTCAACATTAGTAAACGAAGTAAAAAATGCAGGCATTCACCATGTAATATTTAATGGCAGTGACTTATCAAGTGGTATTTACTTTTATAAATTGGATTTTAATGAGTACATGAGTGTGAAAAAATTAATTTTGGTCAAGTAG
- the ric gene encoding iron-sulfur cluster repair di-iron protein yields MLTDISFDESNQLIIKDILTANIKTALVFEKYGINFCCKGNRPIKDACSEKNISLEELLTELNSVLNSTEAKENHFENWNLKFLITYIMNNHHSYVRTVLPQIIPHLEKITSKHGGKYSELKQVKKLFDEVAEEMIIHINKEERILFHVIRYLVDCDEISEKPKMHGFKTVKNPIEKMEAGHTNAGAIMEEIKELTNNFTPPADACETFRLTYKELEEFTKDLHIHVHLENNILFPKAIQLEEHLIKMTRSKF; encoded by the coding sequence ATGTTAACAGATATATCTTTTGACGAATCTAATCAACTGATTATAAAAGACATACTCACTGCAAACATAAAGACGGCACTTGTGTTTGAGAAATACGGTATTAATTTTTGCTGCAAGGGGAATAGACCAATTAAAGATGCATGTTCTGAAAAGAATATAAGTCTGGAAGAATTACTTACAGAACTAAATTCTGTTCTGAATTCTACCGAAGCGAAAGAGAATCATTTTGAGAACTGGAACTTAAAATTCCTAATCACATATATCATGAATAATCACCATTCCTATGTTCGAACCGTGCTTCCGCAGATTATACCTCACTTAGAAAAAATTACCTCAAAACATGGCGGTAAATACTCAGAATTAAAACAAGTAAAAAAACTTTTTGATGAGGTTGCCGAGGAAATGATTATCCACATTAATAAAGAGGAAAGGATTCTATTCCATGTAATCCGTTATTTGGTTGATTGTGATGAAATTAGTGAAAAGCCGAAGATGCATGGCTTTAAGACTGTCAAAAATCCTATTGAAAAGATGGAGGCTGGACACACCAACGCTGGAGCGATAATGGAAGAAATCAAAGAGTTAACAAACAACTTCACTCCGCCTGCAGATGCTTGCGAAACCTTTAGGTTGACCTATAAAGAATTAGAAGAATTTACAAAGGATTTACATATTCATGTTCACTTAGAAAATAATATTCTATTTCCAAAAGCGATTCAGCTCGAAGAACACCTAATAAAAATGACTAGAAGCAAATTTTAA
- a CDS encoding cytochrome c, whose translation MRKFILLFAVVSIVFLHNIIAQSPGEKLFFEKCTACHTVGEGKRIGPDLAGITERRDTEWLIKFIQSSQSLINSGDSLANAVYRENNKILMPDQPLNRSETEAVLSYISINSPDPNDPNKKSPKDIFNASLVSNVDVDKGKNLFEGKTQFANGGVPCLACHNVSLPNVTGGGLLAKDLTKAFSRLSAAGVDGIIRNPPFPAMTNSYSQKPLTDDEIKSLLAFLYDADKKGVNQSLAGAYDINLLILLIFGINLAFLLLLIYWRRVKKYSVHPSR comes from the coding sequence ATGAGAAAATTCATTCTTCTTTTTGCGGTGGTTAGTATTGTATTTTTGCATAATATCATCGCACAATCTCCCGGTGAAAAGCTATTCTTCGAGAAATGTACTGCATGCCATACTGTAGGTGAAGGAAAGAGAATAGGACCTGATTTAGCCGGTATTACAGAAAGAAGAGACACCGAATGGCTAATTAAATTTATTCAATCATCTCAGAGTCTTATTAACTCAGGTGATTCACTCGCAAATGCAGTTTACAGAGAAAACAATAAAATACTTATGCCGGATCAACCGCTTAATCGTAGTGAGACAGAAGCGGTTTTAAGTTACATCTCAATTAATAGCCCTGACCCCAACGATCCAAATAAAAAATCACCCAAAGATATTTTTAACGCTTCATTAGTCTCGAATGTGGATGTAGATAAAGGGAAAAACCTATTTGAAGGCAAAACTCAATTTGCAAACGGCGGGGTTCCTTGTCTTGCTTGTCATAATGTAAGTTTACCGAATGTAACCGGAGGCGGACTGTTGGCTAAGGATTTAACAAAAGCTTTTTCAAGATTGAGCGCTGCCGGAGTTGACGGTATAATCAGAAATCCACCATTCCCTGCAATGACAAATTCTTATTCCCAAAAACCTCTTACCGATGATGAAATAAAAAGCCTGCTAGCTTTTTTATACGATGCAGATAAAAAAGGTGTTAATCAATCCTTAGCGGGTGCATATGATATAAATCTATTAATTCTATTAATCTTTGGAATAAATTTAGCTTTCCTTTTGCTGCTGATTTATTGGCGTAGAGTAAAGAAATACAGCGTTCATCCCAGTCGTTAA